One genomic segment of Agromyces intestinalis includes these proteins:
- the tuf gene encoding elongation factor Tu → MAKAKFERTKPHVNIGTIGHVDHGKTTLTAAISKVLADKYPSATNVQRDFASIDSAPEERQRGITINISHVEYETPKRHYAHVDAPGHADYIKNMITGAAQMDGAILVVAATDGPMAQTREHVLLAKQVGVPYLLVALNKADMVDDEEILELVELEVRELLSSQGFPGDDAPVVRVSGLKALEGDEKWTQSVLDLMEAVDESIPDPVRDKDKPFLMPIEDVFTITGRGTVVTGRAERGTLKINSEVEIVGIRPTQKTTVTGIEMFHKQLDEAWAGENCGLLLRGTKREDVERGQVVVAPGSITPHTVFEGTAYILSKDEGGRHNPFYANYRPQFYFRTTDVTGVITLPEGTEMVMPGDTTDMTVELIQPIAMEEGLGYAIREGGRTVGAGTVTKIVK, encoded by the coding sequence GTGGCTAAGGCCAAGTTCGAGCGGACCAAGCCGCACGTCAACATCGGAACGATCGGTCACGTCGACCACGGCAAGACCACGCTCACCGCGGCGATCTCCAAGGTCCTGGCCGACAAGTACCCGTCGGCGACCAACGTGCAGCGCGACTTCGCGTCGATCGACTCGGCTCCCGAGGAGCGCCAGCGCGGCATCACGATCAACATCTCGCACGTCGAGTACGAGACGCCGAAGCGCCACTACGCGCACGTCGACGCCCCGGGTCACGCCGACTACATCAAGAACATGATCACCGGTGCGGCTCAGATGGACGGCGCGATCCTCGTGGTCGCGGCGACCGACGGCCCGATGGCCCAGACGCGTGAGCACGTGCTGCTCGCCAAGCAGGTCGGCGTGCCCTACCTGCTGGTCGCGCTGAACAAGGCCGACATGGTCGACGACGAGGAGATCCTCGAGCTCGTCGAGCTCGAGGTCCGCGAGCTGCTCTCGTCGCAGGGCTTCCCCGGCGACGACGCTCCGGTCGTTCGCGTTTCGGGCCTCAAGGCGCTCGAGGGTGACGAGAAGTGGACCCAGTCGGTCCTCGACCTCATGGAGGCCGTCGACGAGTCCATCCCCGACCCGGTGCGCGACAAGGACAAGCCGTTCCTCATGCCCATCGAGGACGTCTTCACCATCACCGGTCGTGGCACGGTCGTCACGGGTCGCGCCGAGCGCGGCACGCTGAAGATCAACTCCGAGGTCGAGATCGTCGGCATCCGCCCGACGCAGAAGACCACGGTCACGGGTATCGAGATGTTCCACAAGCAGCTCGACGAGGCGTGGGCCGGCGAGAACTGCGGCCTCCTCCTGCGCGGCACCAAGCGTGAGGACGTCGAGCGCGGCCAGGTCGTCGTGGCCCCGGGCTCGATCACCCCGCACACCGTGTTCGAGGGCACCGCGTACATCCTCTCGAAGGACGAGGGCGGCCGCCACAACCCGTTCTACGCGAACTACCGTCCGCAGTTCTACTTCCGCACCACGGACGTCACCGGCGTCATCACGCTGCCCGAGGGCACCGAGATGGTCATGCCCGGCGACACCACCGACATGACGGTCGAGCTGATCCAGCCGATCGCTATGGAGGAGGGCCTCGGCTACGCCATCCGTGAGGGTGGTCGCACGGTCGGTGCCGGTACGGTCACCAAGATCGTCAAGTAG
- a CDS encoding beta strand repeat-containing protein, whose amino-acid sequence MTAVGVLALALLVAPTTAASAADGTDHDGAPAATQALAEPGGAADPAEEPAPEASEEPAPEVSDAPVPEASDDPVPEESDDPVPEESDDPVPEASAPPVAFQPPIAAETAEPVAPAEPIAASAAPAAVVAAAIAPEALVGFDDAVLADSLAIAWYGETDPGTRVTFLTALAQAPAGSTIHIDNTPGTAFRFTTAAFARSQPVTIDAAQQTQLFFARLNFTGDALTFTPNIVLTPTANSQITVNVTSTSPPTITGLQVANDPVTPRTGGTAVNLNATVGATVAGLTTLGIATGANLATSSGANVTGASITGATNGIITTAANASPGAQVAGAVIEAATLGISLGATTGASIIGTTITGAVNGITLLNSSGATIADTTLTGVTNGVVTTATNAGQGAQVSGVVIEAATLGISLGATTGASISDVEITRLGDPTTNAGILGINVANASAVTIVGATVQGFRSAVLVAAANNAAPLVITGSEFDGFVTGISIGSTVDAVVTDVTVRGRTNAAGAITTIAVEISTNASPTGSATVTGLRAEGVRSGVVVPVANTSAGIRVEDSEVTIAPGTSGFGVNLGGASQPVVQDVTVTGPGTAPTNTGITTARSNGATIDRVVVDALTNGIFSTRVAGFPADRLAGPTITNATITDVVVGVYFGQTDGAVLRDSVITGSGDGVFGHENENVTVERVSYTSTGGSQTVCPSGQNSVVRFYYTNGLAVSEVAGAGASQGLYLDMTTRVVAEHLEFSGMTCWALAYAEGATGVVIRDAFVHDNLGGIANFTMNPTATPPDQRIVSSDILIEDSTFATTPVGIHLPLGAFDVTFRNNSVSGATSHVITAQPAHDVTVEGNRIDFTAPGADPAVPPATPQAAIFVTTTWFNLDTQSASSSGISVVDNVFTGDGPFVGVGSVSTVDLGTPLAPPNPSAERTLRDTVEVSGNAFPTDSTAIVTVANAEQGEDADATNELIDGVVAVDARDANDWGSECGPRETLTGYDGGGAYIHPVAATQVLYPQLCDGEPAIEVSGIPHCTPTGGYFDYRILLTGYIQAPAGPIALIWWSDETYLARDTTIDPADTEALLADGAFGVDDVAVPSDWAPGQEITGTVGIPMYFHDHLDVLPTVEARINPSDAFRFPQPDLASEPCAAPTNGGTVPGGTGVPGGAGVAGSTGVAATGVETGGATWLALAVLGAGTLLLSGHRRTSRRRTRPISRP is encoded by the coding sequence GTGACGGCCGTCGGAGTCCTCGCGCTCGCGCTCCTGGTCGCGCCGACCACCGCGGCCAGCGCGGCCGACGGCACCGATCACGACGGTGCGCCGGCTGCGACGCAGGCGCTGGCGGAGCCGGGAGGTGCCGCCGATCCGGCAGAAGAGCCGGCACCCGAGGCATCTGAAGAGCCCGCGCCCGAGGTATCCGATGCACCGGTGCCCGAGGCATCCGACGATCCCGTGCCCGAGGAATCCGATGATCCCGTGCCCGAGGAATCCGATGATCCGGTGCCCGAGGCATCCGCACCTCCTGTCGCGTTCCAACCGCCGATCGCGGCGGAGACGGCCGAGCCGGTCGCACCTGCCGAGCCCATCGCCGCGTCGGCGGCTCCCGCTGCGGTTGTTGCGGCGGCGATCGCCCCGGAGGCGCTCGTCGGCTTCGACGACGCCGTGCTGGCCGATTCGCTCGCGATCGCATGGTACGGCGAGACCGACCCGGGGACGCGCGTCACGTTCCTGACCGCGCTCGCACAGGCGCCCGCCGGTTCCACCATCCACATCGACAACACGCCGGGCACCGCGTTCCGCTTCACGACGGCGGCGTTCGCCCGCTCCCAGCCGGTGACGATCGATGCCGCGCAGCAGACGCAGCTCTTCTTCGCGCGGTTGAACTTCACCGGTGACGCGCTGACGTTCACGCCGAACATCGTCCTCACCCCGACCGCCAACAGCCAGATCACGGTGAACGTGACATCGACCAGCCCGCCGACGATCACCGGGCTGCAGGTCGCCAACGACCCGGTGACGCCGCGCACGGGCGGAACCGCCGTGAACCTCAACGCGACCGTCGGTGCGACGGTCGCCGGGCTCACGACGCTCGGGATCGCCACGGGCGCGAACCTCGCAACCTCGAGCGGCGCGAACGTCACCGGCGCATCGATCACGGGCGCGACGAACGGCATCATCACCACGGCGGCGAACGCGAGCCCCGGGGCGCAGGTCGCCGGTGCCGTGATCGAGGCAGCGACGCTCGGGATCTCGCTCGGTGCGACGACTGGGGCGTCGATCATCGGCACGACGATCACCGGTGCGGTGAACGGCATCACTCTGCTGAACTCGAGCGGAGCGACGATCGCCGACACCACGCTCACCGGGGTCACGAACGGTGTCGTCACGACGGCGACGAACGCCGGTCAGGGTGCGCAGGTGAGCGGGGTCGTGATCGAGGCGGCGACGCTCGGCATCTCGCTCGGCGCGACGACGGGGGCGTCGATCTCCGACGTGGAGATCACCCGCCTCGGCGACCCGACGACCAACGCCGGGATCCTCGGCATCAACGTGGCCAATGCGAGCGCCGTCACCATCGTGGGCGCGACCGTGCAGGGCTTCCGCAGCGCGGTGCTGGTCGCGGCAGCGAACAACGCCGCACCCCTCGTGATCACCGGCAGCGAGTTCGACGGATTCGTCACCGGGATCAGCATCGGATCGACCGTGGACGCGGTCGTCACCGACGTCACCGTGCGGGGTCGGACGAATGCCGCCGGGGCGATCACGACGATCGCCGTCGAGATCTCGACCAACGCATCGCCGACGGGGTCGGCGACCGTGACCGGGCTCCGGGCCGAAGGGGTGCGCAGCGGTGTGGTCGTTCCCGTCGCCAACACGTCGGCCGGCATTCGTGTTGAGGACAGCGAGGTCACGATCGCGCCCGGCACCTCGGGGTTCGGGGTCAACCTCGGCGGTGCGTCCCAACCGGTCGTGCAGGACGTGACCGTCACCGGCCCGGGAACGGCGCCCACGAACACCGGCATCACGACGGCGCGCTCGAACGGTGCGACCATCGACCGCGTCGTCGTCGACGCGCTCACCAACGGCATCTTCTCGACGCGGGTCGCAGGGTTCCCCGCGGACCGACTGGCCGGCCCCACGATCACGAATGCGACGATCACCGACGTCGTGGTCGGCGTGTACTTCGGCCAGACCGACGGCGCGGTGCTCCGCGACAGCGTCATCACGGGGAGCGGCGACGGGGTGTTCGGCCACGAGAACGAGAACGTCACCGTCGAGCGGGTCTCCTATACGAGCACGGGCGGCTCCCAGACGGTCTGCCCCTCGGGCCAGAACAGCGTCGTGCGGTTCTATTACACGAACGGGCTGGCGGTGAGCGAGGTGGCCGGTGCAGGCGCGAGTCAGGGGCTCTACCTCGACATGACCACCCGCGTCGTGGCCGAACACCTCGAGTTCTCGGGGATGACCTGCTGGGCGCTCGCCTACGCGGAGGGCGCGACCGGGGTCGTGATCCGCGACGCGTTCGTGCACGACAATCTGGGCGGCATCGCGAACTTCACGATGAACCCCACGGCGACGCCTCCCGACCAGCGGATCGTGAGCAGCGACATCCTGATCGAGGACAGCACGTTCGCCACCACTCCGGTGGGGATCCACCTGCCGCTCGGCGCGTTCGACGTCACGTTCCGGAACAACTCCGTGAGCGGCGCAACGAGTCACGTCATCACCGCGCAGCCGGCGCACGACGTGACCGTCGAGGGCAATCGCATCGACTTCACGGCGCCCGGCGCCGACCCTGCCGTCCCGCCGGCAACGCCGCAGGCGGCGATCTTCGTGACGACGACCTGGTTCAACCTCGACACGCAGTCGGCGTCGAGCTCGGGCATCAGCGTGGTCGACAACGTGTTCACGGGGGACGGGCCGTTCGTCGGTGTCGGGTCGGTGAGCACCGTCGATCTCGGCACCCCGCTGGCGCCGCCGAATCCGAGCGCCGAGCGCACGCTGCGCGACACCGTCGAGGTCTCGGGCAACGCCTTCCCGACCGACTCCACCGCGATCGTGACGGTCGCCAACGCCGAGCAGGGCGAAGACGCCGACGCGACGAACGAGCTGATCGACGGCGTCGTGGCTGTCGATGCCCGGGATGCCAACGACTGGGGTTCCGAGTGCGGGCCGCGCGAGACGCTGACCGGGTACGACGGCGGCGGGGCGTACATCCACCCGGTGGCTGCGACGCAGGTGCTGTACCCCCAGCTGTGCGACGGGGAGCCCGCCATCGAGGTGAGCGGCATCCCGCACTGCACGCCGACCGGCGGATACTTCGACTACCGCATCCTGTTGACCGGCTACATCCAGGCGCCCGCCGGGCCGATCGCCCTGATCTGGTGGAGCGACGAGACCTACCTCGCGCGCGACACCACGATCGACCCGGCCGACACCGAGGCGCTGCTGGCCGACGGTGCGTTCGGTGTCGATGACGTGGCGGTGCCGTCCGACTGGGCGCCGGGACAGGAGATCACCGGCACCGTCGGCATCCCGATGTACTTCCACGACCACCTCGACGTGCTGCCGACGGTCGAGGCGCGCATCAATCCATCCGATGCGTTCCGGTTCCCGCAGCCCGACCTCGCCTCCGAGCCCTGCGCGGCGCCGACCAACGGCGGGACGGTCCCGGGCGGCACAGGCGTCCCGGGCGGCGCAGGCGTCGCAGGCAGCACAGGCGTCGCCGCCACCGGGGTGGAGACGGGTGGTGCGACTTGGCTCGCTCTGGCGGTGCTTGGAGCCGGAACCCTGCTCCTCAGCGGGCATCGACGGACGAGTCGGCGGCGGACCCGTCCAATCTCGAGGCCTTGA